In a single window of the Spirochaetota bacterium genome:
- a CDS encoding RNA polymerase sigma factor has product MNQHEFAQIVGKTKHVVLQAVRKHLAAQYYEAVDDVVQETYIRAYRSLASGKFREESSLETWLYRIAANEAKRMTQKLMREEKKVDKLSQLAQLNAHHGEYNELSLMPIIEKLPEKYKDVVKLKALGDDENEIAGKLGIPKGTVKSRLSRGKLILYKLLQEES; this is encoded by the coding sequence CATGTTGTGCTGCAAGCTGTGCGAAAGCATCTTGCAGCACAGTATTATGAAGCGGTTGATGATGTAGTTCAGGAAACGTACATACGTGCGTACCGTAGCCTCGCTTCTGGCAAGTTCAGGGAAGAATCGTCCCTTGAAACATGGCTCTATCGCATTGCTGCCAATGAGGCAAAACGCATGACTCAAAAATTAATGCGTGAGGAAAAGAAAGTAGACAAGCTTTCACAATTAGCGCAACTAAATGCACATCATGGTGAATACAATGAGCTATCGCTTATGCCCATTATTGAAAAACTTCCTGAAAAGTATAAAGATGTAGTGAAACTCAAAGCTTTGGGCGATGATGAAAATGAAATAGCAGGCAAACTTGGTATTCCAAAAGGTACCGTAAAGTCACGCCTGTCGCGAGGCAAGCTCATTCTTTATAAACTATTGCAGGAGGAATCATGA
- the nhaA gene encoding Na+/H+ antiporter NhaA, which translates to MIMATIIAMIIANTPLQRFYNLFLELPLTVSIGNFAIAKPLLLWINDGLMAIFFFMIGLELKREFVEGELSDIKKVSLPAIAAVGGMLVPALIYTAFNYGDTVAMKGWAIPAATDIAFSLGVLSLLGKRVPVSIKIFLTSIAIFDDLGAIIIIAFFYTANLSFTALAISFLCVIVLLFLNWKGFTAKSIYVIIGIVMWAAMLKSGVHATLAGVLLALCIPMKAHNNTSPLKEFEHDIHHVVAFVILPIFAFSNTGISFSGMTAEQLFHAVPIGIATGLFIGKQIGIFTFSFIAEKLKLGALPSQTNWAMVYGTSLMCGIGFTMSLFIGSLAFEETGINLLFDERIGILAGSLLSGIAGYLVMKKALPQRSEL; encoded by the coding sequence ATGATTATGGCTACAATTATTGCAATGATTATTGCAAACACACCCTTGCAACGCTTTTATAATCTTTTTCTGGAATTACCACTCACAGTTTCAATAGGAAATTTTGCTATAGCAAAGCCTCTTTTACTCTGGATTAACGATGGACTCATGGCAATATTCTTCTTCATGATTGGGCTAGAACTTAAAAGAGAATTTGTTGAAGGGGAGCTATCGGACATAAAAAAAGTATCATTGCCTGCAATTGCAGCTGTTGGTGGCATGCTTGTTCCAGCACTTATTTATACAGCATTTAATTACGGTGATACTGTTGCAATGAAAGGATGGGCAATTCCTGCAGCAACTGACATTGCATTTTCACTTGGAGTTCTTTCACTTTTGGGTAAACGAGTTCCTGTCAGCATAAAGATATTTTTAACCTCCATTGCCATATTTGATGATTTAGGTGCAATTATCATCATCGCCTTCTTTTACACTGCCAATCTATCATTTACTGCACTGGCTATTTCATTTCTATGTGTCATCGTCTTACTATTTTTAAACTGGAAAGGATTTACTGCAAAAAGTATTTATGTAATCATTGGTATTGTTATGTGGGCAGCAATGCTCAAATCAGGAGTCCACGCAACATTAGCAGGAGTACTTCTTGCATTATGCATACCGATGAAAGCACACAATAACACATCTCCACTGAAAGAGTTTGAACATGATATTCACCATGTAGTTGCATTTGTCATCTTACCAATTTTTGCATTTTCAAATACCGGTATCAGTTTCAGCGGGATGACTGCAGAACAACTTTTTCACGCTGTACCTATTGGGATTGCTACTGGTCTGTTTATTGGAAAGCAAATCGGGATATTTACTTTTTCTTTTATAGCAGAGAAACTAAAGTTAGGTGCTTTGCCATCTCAGACCAATTGGGCTATGGTGTATGGAACCTCACTGATGTGCGGTATAGGATTCACGATGAGTCTTTTTATAGGCTCATTAGCATTTGAGGAAACGGGTATAAATCTTTTGTTTGACGAACGCATTGGCATTCTGGCTGGTTCATTGTTATCGGGGATAGCAGGATACCTTGTTATGAAAAAAGCACTTCCACAAAGGTCCGAATTGTAA
- a CDS encoding 2-isopropylmalate synthase: MTITKSKDNKVFIFDTTLRDGEQAPGFSMNIEEKLHFADQLVKLGVDIIEAGFPISSPGDFEAVKRISERVKGVQVAGLARANFKDIDVAWDALRYAENPRIHTFISSSDIHIQYQFRKTREEVLAIAVDAVKHAAKYTSNVEFSPMDATRSDWNYVAQMVEAVIKAGAKTVNIPDTVGYAIPSEFHEFIKFLFNTVPNIDKAIVSVHCHNDLGLATANALAAIEAGARQVECTINGIGERAGNTAMEELVMALRTRGEKFKVYTDINTKQIMSTSKLLTHITGVSVQPNKAIVGANAFAHESGIHQDGVLKNAMTYEIMKPEDVGITKSTLVLGKHSGRHAVIARLNSLGYNLSDEELERFFKLFKVLADKKKQIFDEDLEVLVGEAVYKMKGRYKVTNVQISTGMYSPPMTLVTIKDRYNGGVETFDVAHGNGGVDAGINAVKKITGTKAKIESFNLVAITGGSDALCEVTVTVVDEIEGRQLKVFGNGVNIDISVAGILSFVDALNKLEYIKQRNHIGEKIEAKL; this comes from the coding sequence ATGACAATAACAAAATCAAAAGATAATAAAGTCTTTATATTTGACACAACACTTCGTGATGGGGAACAGGCGCCGGGTTTTAGCATGAACATTGAAGAAAAACTTCATTTTGCTGACCAGCTTGTCAAATTGGGTGTGGATATTATAGAAGCTGGTTTTCCCATTTCATCACCAGGGGATTTTGAAGCGGTAAAGCGTATATCCGAGCGAGTGAAAGGAGTCCAGGTGGCAGGTCTTGCACGGGCAAATTTCAAGGATATAGATGTTGCATGGGATGCATTGCGATATGCAGAAAATCCACGGATCCATACCTTTATTTCAAGTTCTGACATCCATATACAGTACCAATTTAGAAAAACCAGAGAAGAAGTGTTGGCGATAGCAGTTGATGCGGTAAAACATGCAGCCAAATATACGTCAAATGTTGAATTTTCGCCAATGGATGCCACACGGAGTGATTGGAATTATGTGGCACAGATGGTTGAAGCGGTGATAAAGGCTGGGGCAAAAACAGTAAATATACCCGATACCGTGGGATATGCAATACCCTCGGAGTTTCATGAGTTTATAAAATTTCTTTTTAATACTGTACCAAATATTGATAAGGCAATAGTTTCGGTGCATTGCCATAATGACTTAGGACTTGCCACAGCTAATGCACTTGCAGCCATTGAGGCTGGTGCGCGTCAGGTAGAATGTACCATTAATGGAATTGGAGAGCGTGCCGGTAACACCGCAATGGAAGAGCTTGTAATGGCATTGCGAACCCGTGGTGAGAAATTTAAGGTGTATACTGACATTAATACAAAGCAGATAATGTCCACATCAAAGCTTTTGACACATATAACCGGTGTAAGCGTACAGCCCAATAAAGCAATAGTAGGTGCTAATGCATTTGCACATGAGTCGGGGATACATCAGGATGGTGTACTTAAGAATGCAATGACCTATGAAATAATGAAGCCAGAGGATGTTGGGATTACTAAATCAACGTTGGTTCTTGGCAAACATTCGGGCCGTCATGCCGTTATCGCGCGCCTTAATAGTTTAGGATACAACCTTTCTGATGAAGAGTTAGAGCGCTTCTTCAAACTCTTCAAGGTGCTTGCCGATAAGAAAAAGCAAATTTTTGATGAGGACCTGGAAGTACTTGTAGGGGAAGCCGTATACAAGATGAAAGGTCGCTACAAAGTTACCAATGTACAGATTTCCACAGGTATGTACTCTCCACCAATGACTCTGGTTACTATCAAAGACCGATATAATGGCGGAGTTGAAACATTTGATGTTGCTCATGGTAATGGCGGTGTTGATGCTGGCATTAACGCAGTCAAGAAAATTACCGGAACAAAAGCTAAGATAGAGTCGTTCAACCTGGTTGCAATCACTGGTGGGTCAGATGCGTTATGTGAAGTTACCGTCACAGTAGTTGACGAAATAGAAGGGCGACAGCTCAAAGTATTTGGCAATGGGGTAAATATTGACATATCCGTGGCAGGTATCCTTTCATTTGTTGATGCTTTGAATAAACTTGAATATATCAAGCAGCGCAACCACATTGGCGAAAAAATTGAAGCTAAGCTGTAA